The Opisthocomus hoazin isolate bOpiHoa1 chromosome 27, bOpiHoa1.hap1, whole genome shotgun sequence DNA segment CAGAGCAAGGGCAGGGATGCAGCAAACGGTCACCTCCTCAGCTATCTGTAACGCCACCAAGCTTTatccttgaaaataaaataaatccatttttctttccagagtgACGTTGTTCTGGTATTAACAATAGCACCAAGACAGCTTACCCACCTCGAGAAGGGACTCGTCCAGTCCTGAGCAGCAGTGAAGAGTTTATCAGCTGTCCGTGCAAGGAACAGTCCAGATCCCGGGTTTGGGTTTGGCGGGGTTCTCAGAGGTGGCTGGATGTATTTTGCTTGGAGCAGAGAACCACCGTGACCCATGAAGGCAGAGAGAAATCCACATTCAGTCTGACCTGCTGCGAGTTTGCCCAGCAAAACCCACTCGGTGCCCACCAGAGCCCCGAGACGTTGGCAGGACACGTGCTGCTCCCGCGGCACCACGGAGTAACGCCCAGCCCTCTGCTTGGTTGCAGGACTCCTCCTGGGAAAAATGGGCGAGCGAGGAACTCCGCTGGTGAACGTCTGCCAGTGTCTGAACGAAGCAGTCATGAAGATCGTCTCGATGGCAGTCTGGTAAATGTTTTGATTGATTCAGTTCTCTTCTCACCTGCTATCTACTGGTCACGCCGGTCACACATCCACAAGCTCCTGTTGTGAGCACTGGTACCACACGGTACCAAATACTGTAATAACTGTTGTGTAGTGGTTCAATGCTTGCTGCATCCTCATAAATACCTTTTTATGCTTATTCTTGGCAGGTACTTCCCCTTTGGCATTGTATTTCTCATCGCTGGAAAGATCCTGGAGATGGAAGACCCATCAGTCATAGGGCAGAAGCTGGGGCTATACGCCATCACAGTAGTGTCAGGGCTAGTCATCCACGGACTCGTTCTGCTACCTCTGCTTTTTGTGCTCATCACCAAGAAAAACCCCTTCGCTTTCATCCAGGGGATCCTGCAGGCCTTGCTGATAGCCTTGGCTACCTCTTCCAGGTATGAAACCGCGGCTGAAAGACGCTGAGCACCCCTCTGGCTTAGCCGCGACAGACGCGGCCGTGCGTACGGCCAGGCGACCTGCGGGAGAACAGGGACAATTCGGGCAGGGAAGAATCAGGCTCCAGCACTGCTTGGGATGCGGTCGCTTCCAGTTCCAGCAGCTAGCGGGATGCTTGGCATGGCCCTGGTCCTCGGAGCCGGCCAGCTCGCGTCGCTCCTCCGCTCGCCCTCTCCTGGGGTCTTCCCAGAGCAAAGCAGCAACACGGGCGCGTGCATGTCCTTAATTGCTGCAgacagttttctttcaaagaattCAAAACCAGACTGTTGTAGGTGCTTTATAAAACAGCCTGGGGTTATGATCCTGGGTTTTAACTGAAAAGATCAAAAGCTCTTCTGAACACTTCACTGAAAATCTTAAATCAGTTCCTGTGTATCCCAAGCTCCTCCACACAAAAGCATTGTCTACTTTGGTAAAATTTTATAATTTTAGATTGTTTTTCAATAGgaataaaatagataaaaatatactttataaCAATGAAGAAACTTCACATTAGAAACTACCATCCTTTCTGGAAGACACACAAATTCAAGCATTCCTTAGGAACTGTCTGACCAGGCAAAGGGCTTTGCTGGCCTCCACCTAGGATGGCAcctcccccccgcagcacccacccacACAGGTCTCTTCTGCTGCGCTCCACCACCCGCTGTCCTCTGGAGCGggtccccagctctgcctccaccAGGCTGCCTCCCCTCTCTGCCCGCTCCCGCCAGCCGGGCTGCCGCTCCGCAGAGGGCAGAGCCCGCTCCGTGCCAGGGGCCGGGGCACCGCGCTGCGCAGCCAGCCCCTCCGGcacagcagcccccagctccaAGAGCCGACCGCAATCCTGCTGACTTCTTAGGgagaatttctttcctgcaagagtgggcaggtgttggaccaggctgcccagggcagtggagtCCCCAtttctggaggggttcaaacaccgtgtggatgtggcacttggggatgtggtttagcaggcatgggggtgttggggtgatggttggacttgatgatcttggaggtcttttccaaccttcaggattctatgattttccgTGCTCGTTTCCTTTCTTCCATCAGTCTTCGTCCTGCACGTCCTTCTCCCGACTCCCACGTGACAGCTCACGTCGTCATGCTGGGCAGAAAAAACAGGGCAAGGTCAGGGGGTGCAGGAGCCGAGGTGGCTGCTCCCCGCAAGCGCGGGGAACAAGGGGGTCTGCAAGGACCCCCagcagtgctccaggtgctgcAGGATTGACGTGGGGGCCAGGGAAGTACCACAGGCCGGTAACCGCCGCACAGAGCTGCTCACGGAGAGCGGCTCATCCTGCAGCCGCAGCTGACCGACCGCTTGGCGAGATACGCgcgctccccaggcagggcaCGCTGAGGAAACTTCAGCTGCCACAGTAATTTGTAGAACATTGCTGCTGCACTTACCTCCAGGAGGACTCGTATTTCTCTACCATCATGTTAATCCCTATTGATAAAGCTCAACGCAGACGACAGAGAGAATTACTGATCACTGcttgctctgcagctcagccacccTGCCCATCACCCTGAAGTGCCTCCTGGAAAACAACGGCATCGACAGACGCGTGGCACGCTTCGTCCTCCCCGTCGGGGCCACCATCAACATGGATGGCACGGCGCTCTACGAAGCGGTCGCTGCTATCTTTATCGCCCAGGTCAACGAATACGACTTGGATTTGGGACAAATTATAACGATAAGGTAAATGTTTCTTTGCAGCAGCTGAATTATTTCTCTCTATTCGTATTTAGAGACGACAATAGATATATTTTATTATAACGACCTCTCACGCTCTTCGTGCTTGGCAGAGGTCCTGCTACAGCGGCGTGAGCTTTGCTGGGCAGCTGCGGAGCAGGCCAGGGTGCAGCAGGCACCAGCCCCCCGTGCCAGGGAGGGCTCGGGCTCTGCACCCACAGAACTGGCCGCAGAATCACGGACTCTGCCTGCAGGCAGAAGCCGGCCTGCGAACTAACAGCACGGCTAGAGCCCAGCACCTGCGGCTGCAGAGGGACGATCTCAGCACAGCAAGGCTGGCATAGGTGTGATTTACTCCCCTTCAGCAATGGAATACCCTCATTTTATACGCGGGGAAATACAGCACCTACCTCGATAAAAATAAGTAAGCACAGGTGCAAATCTTTCGCAGTTTTATGCAGGGGCTGCCTACCCTGGGACACAGAGGGTCTTGCGTGAGCACACAGCCAGCCGGACCTGCTGCAAGCCCCCCGCCACGCGGTGCCCGGGCAGAGGCTCAGGCCAGCACCGGGGAGCATGAGGTGGAGGCAGCCAGGTCCGATCCAGTGCTCCCACAAGGGAATAACTCACTTTGCCAGGTAAacatgcttcctttttttttttcacccacaaTAATTACGCAGCCGCCTTCTCTCCGCAGcatcacagcaacagcagcaagcaTCGGGGCAGCCGGGATCCCCCAGTCCGGCCTCGTCACCATGGTCATCGTGCTGACTTCTGTTGGGCTGCCGACTGACGATATCACACTCATCATCGCCGTCGACTGGGCTCTGTAAGTATGCTCCAGAGGCAACGTGACGGGCGGGTGCTAAGAGCCAATTCGCAGCGACGTGTCCGAAGCAGCTctcagggaggcaggcagagcgTAAGGGATCACAGAACAAGGCTGGAGCAGAGCGTGAGACTCTTCATTTCCGATTATTTTACTGAAATAGCCCATGATAACCATCAGCAAACAGTCCACTAAAGGAGCGTTTGACTTGAGGTGTTTCGGTTCCGCGGTGCCCGTCGCTGTCTAGGGCCTCATTCAGGACTGTACGTGGAAGAAGCGGTGCTGGTCTTCAGCCGCTCTCTCAAGTGAGGTCCCCAGTTTGAGATACCAGCTTGTCCTCATCCTTTAGCTAAATTCCTGTCTGACTCTGTAACACGTCTTTGTTGGAGGTCTCAAATAAGTAACAATACCTATCTTTCTAAAACacatataatttatatttttaagagatCAAAAGAATGCTACTTTCCTCTGTACTGAGAGGTAGGAAAGGAGGAAAGCAGGCGTGTAGGCTTGTCTTCACAAGGCGCTACCGCGTACGGCTGCTAGTTCAAGCATTCCCTAGAAACACCCCAAGTCCCAGTCCTCTCCAAGCTGCCCACTCTGTGACCCACAGAAGATGGGCAGCACAAGAGTCAAAGCGAAGCGGTGGATGGTAAAGTACCTGTTTTGGTGGAATATTATCCCTGGAAGAGGAACAAGCTTGGAAAAGCAGGGTGAAGGGTATCTGGCTTCACacaaggagaaattaaaattagCCAGAAAGATGCTAAGAACAAGAAGAGAGTGATAAAAGGGGTGGAAACATGCGATTCTTTAGGAAAAAAGCACAGTCTCTGGGAGTGGGGGGGAATCAGAGAAACCAACAATAAACCATAAACCACTGGTAATGATTTACAGGGTGTGCTCGTCCAGTTTGCTGTTTCTATTGCTGAAACACGGGCATTTTCacaattaaaaagcagaaaggagagagaagtaGATGTCACATCCAGCTAGGAGGCAAAGCACGAGCCGGTTGCACACCAAACCACAGCAGAAAACGAGACAGTCGGCTCTGGAACCGAGGTAGCGAAACCCCCTCTTGCATCTAATAAGCAACTTCTCTCACAAACCCGTGTCACCAGAACCACAGCATCACCGGAGTTGCTACAAGTAAGCATGGCATTTGTAAGGACGGCAGCAACACGAAGGCCGTCCCCCTCCCAGCCAGACCGTCTTCATCTTGACAGATGCGGCCCAGCTTGATCTTGAGACAAAAACTGATGCTCGATTACTTTCgtcacagacaaacagcagcCCAAGTCACACAGTCTGTGGAACGTCCCGTTTTAAAGTACTAAgattaaaatgcagcaaattAACCAGGTGAAAAAACCAGGCAGAGCAGACGCTGACTTCCACAGAACTGACACAGGGGTTGTGGTCCGCCCTTCGCAGCCACCCTGGacagggagggagcagcaccGAGGATCCTGgctgctcttctctttctttcacatCAATGGAGATTGACTTCTCAGGTTAAACTTGTAAAATGGGAACACAACACAAGTTCAGTCTCCGGCCAcggctgggcacccagcactccCCCAACCCAGCACCTTGCCCCGATGCGAGAGCTGCCGGGGCTGGACAGCCCAGGTTTTCTCCCCAGAACTCCGGGGTGTTAGGACTCCCCGAGGCAGCTCTCACCCCCACACTGAGCGAAGACGCTGCTGCTGCCTCCgggggggagcagcgcggccagcTCTGCGCGCTAGGAAGACCACGGCGATGAGATGGAAGCAGCCTCGTCGCCTTCACGGCTCTGGGCTCCCAGAGACCTCCCATGGGCCGTTTTCCCCTCTGTATTTGCAAGAACAATACCGCACTTCTCACCTTGCCGTTAGCAAAGCCAGCGGTAGCGACATTCACGATGGAGGGGGACACATTGCAAAGCCATAAACAACTCTGGGCACGTTGGCTGTGGCCACCAACTGCATCCTCATGGCTCTCTCTCATCTAGGGACCGCTTTCGAACTATGACCAACGTCCTGGGCGACGCTCTGGCTGCTGGCATCATAGCACACGTCTGCGAGACGGACTTTGCCCCGAAGCCCCCCACGGTAGGTACAGCTTGTCTGGGAGAGCAGGGGAACGCAGGAGAGGGAATGACTGCACAGACACAGCGCGTGCGCTCAcccaagaaattattttcctttttgcaggAAGATCCAGCAAGCAGCACAGACAAGTTTCCTTCTGTAGAGACTTCGCATCTGCATCCCAAAGAGAACGTGATCGAAATGATTGAAGAAACTCTGTTTGACCAGACCGGAGTCCATTACAACATCTGCCAGGTGTAGACCACAGCACTCCTGCGCCCAGGAATGGCATCTGGGTGCTGAACGCTGACCTCGCGACGGCGTAGGTGGATGCTCTGCAAGATAAACGCCTTACCTGGCACCAGTGGAAGAACCCTCTCCCTCCTCCGCTGACTGtggggctctggctgtgtggGGAAGGAGCCCGCTCCTCCCCGCAGCCACGGACACAGCCGCAGCCCGCTGCCTCGacgcttctgcagcagctgggaccTGAAGGTTTCACGACTCTTATTTTTCAAGCCCAGTTCTTTTCCAACGTTAGGGAGGTGAGCAGGTACTGGAAAACTGGGACTGGACCAGATGGGAAAGCAGTAGAGACGGGACAAAAATCTGGCACCTGAGGTCAGTAGCCCTTAACCACCGGCCAGGCTGCACGCTgcaaggttttattttctttactataatttttttaaaatcattgcttttttttttattactaggTCCTCATCTAAAAATTAAGATTAAATGAATTTTTGCCTAGAGCTCAAAATCCAAGTGGGACATACCTGGATTTCCCCGCCGTTCCACAAAGCCAGGACAGCTGGCGGAACTGTTCCACTCCACGGGGACAGCGAGACCCGTTCCCACGGCAGGGACGGAAGGACCAGCTGTACGCAGGCTTTTGCTGGCTGTTTTACTACAGCGAAACTCATGGACCGGGCCACATTGCAACCGCGTTGGTCTTCCCAGCGACGGATCCATCCCCAAGGTCAAACTCCCGTTACAGCCTTAAACCCCgggcctcccagggcagcctgctcCGCAAAGCCTCTCACGCCGATGGCTCAGTCGCTGAACCCCTCTCTGTCTGAAATGCCACCTCGCCCCTTTTCTCCCTCCTGCTTTGTCGCTGTGTTGTGGAAGCAGCTCAGACTCCCACTGTCACCACTCACCTGCTCTCCAACCACACATTAAGAAAGTTTCCTGTGCATAATCCTTCATGCTGGAGTCAGGgggtttaaaatattttctaatttagAAGAAACATTAATTCCACCTTTGctaaatgaaaagcagaagttaTTAAATATCATAAACCAGGTTTTGCACAAAAACTAGTCTTCTCCTCCCTATTAACTTCAAAAAGCCTTCAGAGAACCAGAGTCATGGTCAAGGtgagctggaggggctgctgcTAGCTCTGGCTGCTGGCACTTTCCTCCTAGGTCAGTTCGGTTTTAACGCCGCCCGAAACACAACTGTCCCGCTGTTCTTCAGTAGGAGCAGCTGAGTCTTCTGCAAAAAGCAAGACAATCACATTGCAAATCACGAGATCTTTGCTGCACCCCaggccacccctccctccccggaCCGGGGACCCCAGCGCCGCTCGCTCCCACCAGCGGCCTGCACCCCCCAGACACAGCCGGGGCAGTGGCCGGCTCTGAAGCGCGTCGTCCCAGGGTCGCCATTTACAGCGGGCCAGACGCCAAGGCTGTTCACCAGACCAGTCCGGACGCCGGCTTTACGGGGCAGTCGCCGGTGCCTGGCAGCGCCCAGGTCCCTCGCGGGCTGCCCCAGCCAGCACAGGCACCGAGCGGCAGCCGAGAGGAACCCGGCCtttcacacccccccccgccattaCAGAGCTCTGGGCACTACAACACAGAACCTCCCTCCTGCCATGACAGGCAGGGCTGAATGTCCCGACAGAGGTTTCCTAGGGCAGCGGTGGGGACGCGGGCTGAGTCTCCGGGCAATCGCCCACACCACGGGGCTCTGCCTTCTGCAGGCAGCCGGCTTTTCTCCCCTGCCTCCAGAGGCTGCAGTCCTACAATAACGGCTTCCAACAGCACATCCTCAAGCCCACTGCGACTGGAGAACAAACTATTACTGACAAAGTGGAATATTATATCTCAGGAATAAATCTAGAGCTGGTGAAACAAACACAACTCCGCGTGGCTTGCCTCAGGAGCTGCAAGTCCTGTGGTTTATCAGGTGTGGGGAACATCTCGCATCTGGAGAGATCCATCTTAGCAGAGAAGTTTTGATTTGTGAAATCAGCAGCGAGGATGTTCtaataaggttaaaaaaaagtgtCACGTCAGAGACAACACGGCCTCGTACCCTGTGACAAATACAGCGAGAGAGCTTCAGCCACTCAGCAGCCTCAGGACGGGGCTGTAATCACTTCCCCCTCTAACAGGATAAAACAGGGAAACAAAAGTAATTCAAATGCCCCTCAAAGTCTGTTTGTGGTCTGGTAAAAAGCGAAGACACCATCATTGATGTGAAAAAGCCAAAGGCAGCAAGGATAATCCATCTTCTTCAGCCGCAAACAGGCACAGAAGAGGCTGCTCAGCACCTTCCAACAGGAAAAAGAGATTGTGGACAAGTTGAAGCAGCAGATTTACCGAGTGCCCAAGTAGCCAGGAAAGTATTCACTGCCTCAGCTGATGCCCTTGGGATGGCACCACCTCAACCCCACTTGTATTTTCAATAATCTGCTGCCGGGGGGACCGTTTACACCAGTTTTTGTCTGCTGCTCAGCAGCGTCAACCTGCCCACACCGAAAGCAGGCAGGCACCCGTCTAACCCCAAAACGTCGGCACGACTTTATGTACAGAGTAACAAAAACTTCTAGAAATCTCTTCTGGAAATCTTGTGTCCCTCAACCACCGAGAAgaccagaaagcagcagaaagtctGGACAAAGCCCCTGGGCACCATCTGAAGGTGCTTTACTCTGCCTGGACTATACTGGGGAgcaccggggctggggggaggcaaAGTAACCCACGGTCCACACCGGGCAAATGGGGCATCTCGCTTAGCAAACTGAAAACTGCCTATTCAGCCTGAAAAACGGTCGAATATGATTAAATCCTCCTGACGGATACCCTGCACCTTCATAGGATTTCAGACTATTTTCCCAGATACCCGTAAGGAAGAAGCTGCCTCTCTCCGTTCTAGCAACGCACACCTCAATTCACATTTCCACGCGATCAGAGACTGCGCAGGCAGCGCAAGGCACACCTACTGAACAGACAACGAAATCCAGCGCACAGCAAGAATGTAAGCTCCAGAGCTCAGTTCCTTCC contains these protein-coding regions:
- the LOC104333823 gene encoding excitatory amino acid transporter 5-like gives rise to the protein MWERVRRALLNSLSATFPHVWKWVRAFWGKNGLLTLSMLSVATGCLLGFLLRALELTELERQYFSFPGELLMRMLKMLILPLITSSLMSGLATMDSKACGKMGVITITYYLWTTFMAVTVGIILVVSIHPGAAAQKDDYSVGKVVLSSADALLDLIRNMFPSNLIEASFQQYRTVLVPVVKSPGFPKIPGKSLSFIYFAPDADNPEIHRPVFLELTPSPEMTYRTLPGTSNEMNVLGIVIFSATIGLLLGKMGERGTPLVNVCQCLNEAVMKIVSMAVWYFPFGIVFLIAGKILEMEDPSVIGQKLGLYAITVVSGLVIHGLVLLPLLFVLITKKNPFAFIQGILQALLIALATSSSSATLPITLKCLLENNGIDRRVARFVLPVGATINMDGTALYEAVAAIFIAQVNEYDLDLGQIITISITATAASIGAAGIPQSGLVTMVIVLTSVGLPTDDITLIIAVDWALDRFRTMTNVLGDALAAGIIAHVCETDFAPKPPTEDPASSTDKFPSVETSHLHPKENVIEMIEETLFDQTGVHYNICQV